The Sesamum indicum cultivar Zhongzhi No. 13 linkage group LG6, S_indicum_v1.0, whole genome shotgun sequence genome has a segment encoding these proteins:
- the LOC105164958 gene encoding NAC domain-containing protein 92: MEGSGEVKEEKLPPGFRFHPTDEELITYYLINKISDANFTGRAIGDVDLNKCEPWDLPGKAKMGEKEWYFFSLRDRKYPTGVRTNRATNTGYWKTTGKDKEIYNSNTSELVGMKKTLVFYRGRAPRGEKTNWVMHEYRIHSKSAYRTTKQDEWVVCRVFQKSAGGKKYPSNHPRAVNPFTYNVEMPQNPMQPQMMQPDNFQFPARNYVTPAEIQEFNKVFRGVGSTSMINFPVPPQVNYSPVGAGGAGGSCFTISGLNLNLGGGAIPAQPFMRPAPPPPAPGMNQQDVTSAMLSAGAAIASDHQAAAGYGGDMNNANTMSNRFIGMEQCADLDNYWPSY; the protein is encoded by the exons ATGGAAGGATCAGGAGAAGTGAAGGAGGAAAAGCTACCGCCCGGCTTCCGTTTTCATCCCACAGATGAAGAGCTCATCACCTATTATCTCATTAACAAGATTTCAGATGCAAACTTCACAGGGAGAGCTATTGGAGATGTCGATCTCAACAAGTGCGAGCCGTGGGATCTTCCAG GGAAGGCAAAAATGGGAGAAAAAGAGTGGTACTTCTTCAGCCTCCGGGACCGGAAATATCCGACAGGAGTAAGGACAAACCGCGCCACCAACACCGGGTACTGGAAGACGACCGGGAAAGACAAGGAGATATACAACAGCAACACCTCGGAGTTGGTGGGAATGAAGAAAACTTTGGTGTTTTACAGAGGAAGAGCTCCCAGAGGAGAAAAAACCAATTGGGTCATGCATGAATATCGCATTCATTCTAAATCTGCCTACAGAACCACAAAG CAAGATGAATGGGTAGTCTGCCGTGTGTTCCAGAAGAGTGCTGGAGGGAAAAAGTACCCTTCAAACCACCCAAGGGCAGTCAATCCCTTCACCTACAATGTAGAAATGCCCCAAAACCCCATGCAACCACAGATGATGCAGCCTGACAATTTTCAGTTCCCTGCAAGAAACTACGTCACCCCAgcagaaattcaagaattcaaCAAGGTTTTCAGAGGTGTTGGCTCAACCAGCATGATCAACTTCCCAGTCCCACCACAAGTCAACTACAGTCCCGTCGGAGCGGGTGGTGCCGGAGGCAGCTGTTTCACCATATCAGGCTTGAACTTGAACCTCGGTGGCGGTGCTATCCCGGCTCAGCCGTTCATGAGGCCAGCACCACCACCCCCCGCCCCCGGAATGAACCAACAAGACGTAACTTCAGCCATGCTGAGTGCTGGTGCTGCAATTGCTAGTGATCATCAGGCTGCAGCAGGCTATGGAGGGGACATGAATAACGCAAACACAATGAGTAACAGGTTCATTGGCATGGAGCAGTGTGCTGATTTAGATAACTACTGGCCTTCTTACTGA